Below is a window of Herpetosiphonaceae bacterium DNA.
TAGGCCATCGCGCCATAGATAATCAAGCCCCAGCACAGCCCGATGATGATCGGCACCGGACCGATCGCCACCCAAAAACCCGGCGAGTAGCTGTAGGTCTTGAAGATCACAATATCGCCCCACTCCAGCAAGATGCCGTAGATCGCGGCGCTGATCAGCTCAAAAACCGCGATTCGCCCCCGCCGCCGCGCGTGCCAGATCGTTAGCCCAAAGAGCGCTAACGTCGAAACTTCAAGAAAGAGATATGCCACACTCGACATCTTGAACATCCTTTGCACAAGTAGCATACACCTTTTGCAAAGTGTTTGTCAATATCCTTAATATATTGTGATGCTTATCACAACTTTAGTGTACGCGATGTGTCTATCGGGTGCTAGCAGTAGAGCAAGGATGGTAGAGCACGAGGGTCATACGCAGGCGGTACCAGGAAAGATCTCAGCGCGGATCATACTAAAAAGAGCAGGTATCACCCTGCTCCTTCATGCCGATCGCGCAGCCTGGTGATCGCTCTAACGTCAACTAATGAGCTTGAGATTTGGCTTGACGCCTAGCGCCCAGTTGCGCTGCACTCCCTGCTCGAAGCGGAAATAGGCCGCGGCACCGACCATCGCGGCGTTGTCGGTACACAGCCATATCGGCGGGTACTGGACCGGCACCGGCGACCGCGCGATCAGGGTGTCGCGCAGGCAGGTATTGGCTGCCACGCCGCCCGCCAGCAAGATCATCCGCGCGTCGAAGCGCTGTGCGGCCTGAGCTGCTTTTGTCACCAGCACATCCACGATCGACTCTTGGAACGCGGCGGCTAGCTGCCGCACAAAATCGGGATCGGCCTCGGCGAGATTCACGTCGCCGCCCTGTTTGGCGCGCTGAACCTCGTGCAAGACATGCGTTTTTACGCCGCTAAACGAAAAATCATAGCTGTCGCCGAGCCAGGCGCGCGGCACTTTGACCGCGCTCGCATCCACACCTGCCGCGATCTTTTGGATCTGTGGGCCGCCGGGATAGCCCAGGCCCATAATCCGGGCTGCCTTATCGAACGCCTCACCCGCAGCATCGTCGCGGGTCTGGCCCAAGAGCTGGTAATCGCCGTGGCCGCGCAGCAGCACC
It encodes the following:
- the tsaD gene encoding tRNA (adenosine(37)-N6)-threonylcarbamoyltransferase complex transferase subunit TsaD produces the protein MVELKPGFTILALETSCDETAAAIIRDGRLVVSNVVASQMHLHERYGGVVPELASREHITSLAPVLSEALAPLPLGWAEIDAIACTYGPGLPGALLAGVNAAKGLAWAQAKPLVGVNHLEAHIYANWLHPQVLGNVASVADIAPPPPFPLVCLIVSGGHTALVLLRGHGDYQLLGQTRDDAAGEAFDKAARIMGLGYPGGPQIQKIAAGVDASAVKVPRAWLGDSYDFSFSGVKTHVLHEVQRAKQGGDVNLAEADPDFVRQLAAAFQESIVDVLVTKAAQAAQRFDARMILLAGGVAANTCLRDTLIARSPVPVQYPPIWLCTDNAAMVGAAAYFRFEQGVQRNWALGVKPNLKLIS